The Fodinibius saliphilus genomic interval CGGTCTCCCATGAAGCGCAAAAAAATTAATATTGGAATATTAAAAATTTTTAATACTTTGCATACTGTCTTTCACTAAACATCAATAACTATGGTAGGTTACGGTGAACTCTTACAGACGATAGGAGCAATGATCATTTTTTCAATGATTTTGCTTAGTGCCAATAGCATGATCCAACGAAACACTCTCATGCAGATAGAGGGAGAATTGGAACAAGAAGTAATTGCTTTGGCTCAAGATATTATCGAAGAAGGAAGAACAAAAGAATTTGATGAACGAAGCCAGGGATCAGCTCCACCCGCAAAAATTCCCGACGACTTTACCGCCCCATCATCATTAGGTCCCGAAGCAACTACAATAACTTCTGCCGATGTAGAAAATGATGATGCTAATGGCAACGGTACAATTGAACGTTCAGAATTTGACGATTTTGATGACTACGATGGCTGGAAAGACCAAATTGAAACAGAACACGGAGTATTTAATATCAGTGCTGAGGTCTTCTACGCCGACCCTTCAACCTATGACAAATCCGGTTCTCGTACTACTTTCAAAAAGATGCAGGTTGAAATTACCTCTGAATTTTTAAAAAATAATTCTGGCAACAAGACGGTATATCAGTTGGAATATATAAGAAACTATTATGCCGATTAACTGAAGGGGTATTTATGAATTTTGGTCTGATCACAAGTTATGTTGTAGGGGGTATTATTTTGATAGGTATTCTTTCTATGACCCTGTCGGTTTCAAATAGTTCTACCGAAATAACACTTACCTCTGTCACTCGTGAAAAAGCTTCGGGTATTGTAGAAGTGTTAGAACATGATATCCAAAAAATGGGGTACAACAGAACAAACAAAACCGACCCAATTATTGTCACTGCTGACAGTAATTTTATTCAGTTTCGCAGCAACATAGATAATAGTACTGATGGCTCTGTTGAACTGATAACGTGGCACTTTACAACTACCGCAGTGACAAACACTAAAAACCCCAATGATTATATTTTATTGCGTTCAGTAGAAAACCTGAGTACCGGCTCTATTGAAAAAACGCCCATTAAACTGGGAGTAACCAATTTCAATATTAAATATCTGGATGAGTACGGCGAACCTGTCAGCAATCACATGTCTACACCGGTAGCAACAAACGACCTTGAGAATATTCGCCAATTATATATTCAACTAATTGTCGAAAGTAATGCAAAGGTTTATAAGTTTAATAAAGATGATGGCAGATACGTGGCCAGTATCTGGGAAAAACGATTTTCTCCCGGAAATTTGGAATCTAATTAAATAAAGAGGATCTGTTATGGGACGAGCAATGTTAATTATTTGTGCAGGTTTATTTATAGCACTGGGAATAGTTTCGGTGAGCACCTCGGAGCAGGGTAAAACAATGACTGAGAACGCAGCTGTATATGCCAACGAAACCAAAGCTTTAAATGCAGCCCACACCGCTATTCAAATTGCCATGCAAAAGCTAAATGAAAATAATGGCAAAACTTGGGCGAAGTCTCATGATTCGTCTAACCCTTGGGAAACAACTATAGACGGAGCAGAAACCACACTCTACATCGATTATATGCATGAATCGGCTAACTACTGGGACCCCGATTCAATTCGATTAGTATCTAAAGCTGAAACCATTTTTGAAGACAGCGCAACTACCACAACATATGAAGGTCAGGTAACCAGTGTCTATCTTAAAGCCCCCTTTAGCAATCTTGTTCCGGAGTTTAAATCTGCCCTCACTATTGCAACAAACCAAGTGGCTCCCTTTAATGCGGGAGGTAGTGCTTCAATCTCAGGAAATGCTCCCTCTGGAAGCGGTTGTGAAGACAAGCCTGTAATGACTATTGCTGAGCAGGCAGGTGGGAGTATGGATAGTACCAGTTATGCCAGTGAAATGAATGACATTGAAACAAGTGGAAGCCCCAAAGTAAAAGTTGATAAAGATTTAAACTATCAACCCACTGATGAACTTATTGCACGCCTCGAAGATTCGCCCGATAGAGTAAATGTCGGAACAGACTATAAAGACTCATTAGGCACCGCAAGTGATCCCGGTGTATTCTTTATTGAAGAAGGAACAAACCTTACCGGTAAACAGAGTTCAGGGTATGGCATTATTGTTGTAAAATCGGGTGCACAGATGCAATATGACGGTGAGCTAAAAGTAGCGGGTAACTTCGAATTTAACGGCCTCATCATTTTTGAAAATGCATACGATTTCCAGGGGAAAGGTACTCCCACCGTTAATGGGTCTGTACTTATCGGAAATACAGAGGACTACACAGATGATATTAATGTTGATATTAGTGGTAATATTCACTTGCAATACGACTGTCAGGCAGAAGAATATGCAAAGATGGCTGCTTCCGATGCAGTAGATCAATATAAGTATACCCGTGTGGTTACACTACAACAGACCCAATCTATTAAAAACTGACTCTCACGTTGTATTTATAAAGCACACTTATTAATCTTAAAATTTACTAATGCAGAGGAACCTCTCCTCTGCTTTTTTTATTTTTATATGTAAATACAGAAAAGCGGCTATAAATCTAATACAGGGTTTCATTCGTATAAATAAGAGAAACCAAACCCCAATTTTCAGTCGATCAATAAGGTTAATGAAACAATTAATACGCGCTTTAGGGTTCTTACTTTTATTCTCTTTTTTCCTTGTCTTTTCTATGATTGCACAGAACAATAATTCTAATGTATCGGTCTCTGTTTCTACTAGCATTATAAGTTCTATTGAGATGGTCACCTTACAATCGATGACTCTCAATCAAGCTCAGGAAGAAAATCAACGCATTGTCATCGATCCACTGACCAGCAATGATGCCGGCAAAATGATGGCTATGGGTACTCCAAATTCTGATATCCGGATAAGCTTTCTGGAACAGCGTGCAATAACACAAGCTAGTGGTAACGAGAACTTATTGTTTAACTATGAAGTAGCTGCTAACCAACAAAACGACCAAGCTACAGCTGAAATACTTGGTAATGAAAATCGGGATTTTAGGTTTAATGACGAGGGGAAACTGTACCTTTGGATAGGCGGGAATGTTGATATTTCGGCTGCCACACCGGGAAGTTACCAAGGAGAATTCACCTTAGAAATTGAATATATATGAAAGTCAGCAAAATAGCCTTATTTCTTTTCCTTGCCTTTGCTATTCATGTTGATAGCAATGCACAGGAAATCAATTTTGGTGACTATGGTAATTATACTCTCACTGTTGGAGAGTTGAATAATAATGATCTTGAATATGGGCAAATCATAAGTGGATCCGGCTTGCATTCTATTGATATTAATAATGCCAAAGTACTAACCATTTCAGGCGTACAATACCTTGATGTTATTGTAGAGGTAACCGGGGCAAACAGTCTCTACCTGAATGGTAACCCTGGGCATACCGGAGATTCTCAAAAATCGATACCTTTTACACTTAAAGCTGCCTATGCTAACAGCAAAGGCACACCTACCATTGGGCAGGCGAAATTCATCACCAGTATTACTAATAATTCTTTTATCAAACAGTTTCCCATATTGGAAAGACAACATCAACCGCCGGGGCCACCCCCAACTCCCCCAACCAATGCTTTTGACCAGTCCCAAGTCGAAGAAACAGCTTATTTATATTTATATGGAGATATTAATGTAGGCAACGTTGATGCTGGTAATTACTCAAGCACTATTGATGTCACCGTGAATTATGACTAGCACTTATAATACCATAAATACAGGCATATTGCCTTTCTTTTCTCTATTGTTAATTCTACTGTTTCCCTGCTACAGTAATGGGCAATTTGTCGACCTTACCCTTAACATTGATACCAAGATCTCAGCTCAAACAGAGCAGTTTTTAAATTTCGGAACCATTACTACCAATAGCGGGCAACAAACAATAGATTTTGGCAGTCCCGATATGGGTATTTTCAGTATTACAGCGCTGGAAAATCAAACCCTGTTATTACAGATTAATACGCCTAACCAGCTTCGACACAATGATCCTTCTGTTACAGATCTGGTCCCTATAAGTTTATTTAGCCGTTATGGATATTCGAAACAAAACTTTCAGGAATCTTTTCCTCTGCAAAATGAAGTGGTAAGTATAAAAGTAGAAGCTAATGCTGATCCTTCTCCTTGGAATACCCTTTATCTTTTCATTTATGGGTCAGTTAACATAGGCGATATTGTTGATGGTATGTATTCAAATAACATTAGCCTAAACGTCGAATATATCTAAGGATTAGACATAAACATTTTAATAATCTATTTCTTAGAATTTCTTAATTAAAGGTATCACATTTTTATTCCTATTTTATTATTAATAAGAAATATCGGGTTTATTAAAATCATCGACGGCTAAAATACAATCCATTTTCATTTTTTCTGTACTTCAAAATGGAGTATCTGAAATATTATAAGCTATTAACCCAAATTAGAAGCTTCTTAATTAACAGAACTTAATTTTAAATAACTTTCAAGTTATTTAGTTTCAGTTAAGAATAAGAAAGAACTTATTTCTAAAACCTAAATATCATTCATACATATGAAACGGTCATTATCTCTACTCTCGGTTATAGCGTTCCTACTTGCATTTAGTAGTAATGCTATTGCACAAACAGAAGTTACGGCTTCAGCAACCATTGACGCAACGATTAATGCAACCGTCAACAGTAATGTGCAGTTTGGTTCTTTTTCTAGTTCTCAAAACGTTGACGCTACAATCGACCCTACAGGCTCTAATTCAAATGTAGGTACCGGAACTGTTAGTAATGGTAATGTGCATGTACAAACTTCTGGTGGGCAAGGCCTTAGTATCAGTTGGTCGGCTACAGACCTCACCGACGGCAGTGGTAATACTCTTACATATAACGAAACTGTTTATGGTAATTCATCAGATACAGACGACGCTTCAAGTGCCAGTGAATTAAGTTCTGGTGATACGGCTACTGCTACAAGTAATGGAAATTACTATATATATGTTGGGGGTACTATCCCAGGAAATAGTATTAATGGAGCAACTGGTGGTAGTTATGATGGTAATGTAACATTGACCATTGCTACCAATTAAGCTCTTCAAAAAAGACCATTTCAAAAGCTCCAAGAATTAACTTGGAGCTTTTTTTATACCTAAGAACATTACATATATTATAGCCTTATTTTTTGTGATCAAAGTATATCTTTATGAACATATTTGGACGAAAAATTACGACTAAGGCTGCCCTATTATTTGTTATTGCTTACATTACTTGTTTGTCATCCCTTGCCTCTGCACAGGTAAGTATTGCACCTACTGCTTTATTTTTTGACAATCAAAATCGATTCCAATCTCTCACCATAAGTAATGGTGGACAACAAGCACAGGAGATTTCAATCACTAGTAAATTTGCCTATGCGGCGAGTCGAAATGGCAATTTAGTCTTTGTTAAAGATTCAACTTTAGCTAAAAAGAAATCAATATCGAATTGGATCAAAGTATTTCCAAAAAACTTTACGTTACAAGCTCAAGAAAGACAAATTGTACGTTTTGTAGTCCGCCCGCCAAACAATTTAGAAACAGGTGGATATTGGGCACGGGTTCAAATTCAGTCTAATCCGGTCTCCCCACCTATTGAATCAGTTGCCGAAGATCAAGTAGGAGCCCAAATCAATTTGGTCGTCAATCAAATCATTAACGCATTTTATCATACCCCCAATGCGCAAACCATTATCAGTGCTCCTTCAGTCAGTTTCACTCAAGTTGACAGTACAGACACTGGGACTGTTAGCTTAAGTATGGAACAAACCGGGGACGCACCTTTTGTCGGTTCTATCAGCTTTTCATTAGTAGATCAAGAAGGGAATACTGTTTATCAAACACGAGCTACAACTTCTGTTTTTACCTCCCTTACAAGAAATTTCACTATTGATCTTACTGATGTTAAACCTGGGCAATATCAGATTTCAGGTCGTATTATTTCTGAAAGACGTGATATTAGTCAGGAAAACTTGTTACAAATAGAACCAGTCAATTTTGAAAAAAAGGTACTGATTGAGTGAACCTCTGGCGCAAGACAAAATTTTTTCTTGGTGGAGCAGCCATAATGCTGCTGTTTACCACATCTCACTTGGCTCAAGCTCAAGATCGTTCGTCAGAGGCCACAGAAGTTTTTCTTTCTTTTCAATATGAGGGAGTAGTCAGTGTTTATATTACAAGCTATTATAAAGATGGGGAATTCTTTTTACCCGTCAATGAACTCTTTGACCAGTTACAGGTTCAACACGAGGTTAATCAAGGGAACCTTACCATATCCGGTAATTATTTGGGACAAAGACCATATCTTTTTGATTTTAAGAATTTAATTGCCAAGGCAGGTGATACTGAAGTAAAGCTTCAGCAGGAAAATTTTCTCATAAAACAGATCGACTATTTCGTGCGGCCGGTATTCTTTAAAAAATTATTTGGGCTGTCATTTGAGTCAAATTTCAATAACCTCACTCTGGATCTAAATACAGAAGATAAAATGCCTGTTGTTGCTCAGTACGAACGACAACAGCAACGTCAACGACTAAGTCGTCAAGAATCCCTCTATGACTCCGACTATTATCCTCTTCTTTATGATCGGAATTATGCAACCCTTGACGGTACCTTTGTCGATTATAACTTTTCAGGAGTATACACCAACAGCTCACGCTTATTCACCTTTAGTAATGCTATTGGGGCTGAACTTGCCGGAGGAGATATTCAAGGAAGCTTATTTGGTTCACTATCTCAACAACAAACCTCATTTACGACAACCAATCTCCGCTGGCGCTATGTTCAACGGAATAACAACTTTTTCAGCAGTGGAATCCTTGGCCAAACAAATACTGAAGGTATTACAAACAGATCCATTACCGGCTTTAAAATATCCAACAAACCGGTTGAACCTCGCCTGTTGTTCGATCGATACGTAATTGATGGTAATGTAGTGCCCCAATCAGAAGTAGAATTATATCTTAACAACAGGCTGGTAGATTATCAAGAGGCCGATCAAGCCGGTAACTACCGATTTATGGTTCCCCTGACGTATGGGAGTACAAATTATTCTATTCAGATTTATAAACCTTCCGGACAAACAGTTGAACAATCGAGCCGTATTCAAATTCCATTTGATTTTGTTCCCAAGGGAGAGGTTGACTACACTCTTAGTGGTGGTCGGTTGCAGAATCCCCTTATCGGGACTAATTCACGTGGTTATACAGGAGCAGCGTCAATCTCTGCTGGTGTTTCAAACTGGCTAACTGCTAATCTATCTTCAGAATATCTCACTGCTTACCACACCGGTATTCCTGCCTTCACGGGTACCTTAAATGCGCGGTTATTTTCTAATTACTTAGTAAGTGCAAGCGTTAATTCCGAAAACTTTTATCGCCTTACTTCAAGTGTAGTATATAGTAGCGGTGCTAGCTGGAACCTTTCTTACAATTATAATCCTGGAGACAGTCAACTTTATAATATCGGTGGAGGCAAACAACAACTTCGAGCAAGTCTTTTCACCCCTTTTCAAATTGGAATTATTCCTTTAAATATACGATGGAGCACTACCTATAGAGAAAATAGATTCAATACTATCTATCAGTATCGCGCTGATTTAAGTTCCCGTATTGGTCGTCTCAATATACGTGTAGGCTATCGAGATCAGCAAACGGGATCACTTTCTTTTTATCCGACTTTTTCTTCTCAACTTACCAACTCATACACCTATTCCATTGGTAGAAATCAAGATACTCCTCGCCTGCTACGCGGGATGTTTATACGGGGTCAACTTACCTATCTGCCGGGAATTGAGGAGTTTGAAGAAGTTGAATTTCAACTATCTCGAGAACTTTTTCAACAAGGCCGTATTCAATTTAACTATGGACACAACTTCTTAGGAGGCTTCAATTCACTAAGTTTAAATATCACTATTGATTTCAATAATGTTCGCAGTAATTCTACGGCACGGCTTACAAATTCAAACTATTCATTTACTCAAAACCTGCGTGGATCCATTGGCTATGATCCCAGCGCCAATCAATTGCTGCTAAACAATCGTCAACAAGTCGGGCAATCTTCAGCAGCTGTACGACTCTTTGTTGATAACAATAACGATGGCAGCTACCAACAAAAAACCGACCGGGTAATTGATGAACCCGCAGTTCGACTTAACCGATCAGGTGGACGAAATTTTGTTAAAAAAGGGGTTAACTATATTACTCAGCTCCTTCCCTATTATCAGTACAATTTAGAAATAAACAAAGGAGCTATTAGTAATCCATTATTGGTTCCTGAAGTTGAAAATTTCTCTATTGTCACTGATCCCAATCAATATAAAACAATTGAAATACCATTTTATCAGTCGGGGGTTATTTCCGGAAAGGTTCAACAAAAAAAGGATAGTACGACAGTCGCATTGAGTGGAGTTAGAATCTACCTTGAATCAAAAGATGACAAGAATAATGATAATTCATTTAACAAAGAGGTACGTACTTTTTCTGATGGATCATTTTATGCTTATGAAATTCCACCAGGTAAATATGACCTCTATATAGATCCGAATCAGCTTGATTTTTTAAACTCGGTATCAAAACCGGATACATTGGATGTCACGATTAAGGCACTGGCAGAAGGTGACTTTAAAGAAAATTTGAACTTCATTGTTACTAAAAGACGAAACTCTGAAAAAATAAAAAAAGATACGTTAATAGGTAAAAAAACTAATAATTTACCTCAAAGTGATGAAACACGGTCAAACCGTATCCCGAAATCGGAGTATCAAATACAGTTAGCCAGCTTTACAACTCTAAAGAAAGCAAAAAAAGTTGCACTTGAAGCAAGTCAAAAACTGGGGGGAGCCTTTTGTGTTATACAAAACGCTGCTACAAACCTATTTGCTATTCGTAACACTTCTTTATTGAAAGAAGATCAAGCCATCGAAACCATTCTTTCTTACCATGAAAATAATTACAAAAGTGCCGCTATCGTTGTCATTAAACATAAAGACAATAATCCCAATACCGAGCAAAAAGAATTTATGCAGATTGGAGCCTTCCAATCACATCAAAAGGCAGAAGTATTTGCGAAAAAATCATCGCTTAAATTAGATAAAGAAACAGCCCTTACTTATCACCCCAAAAGTGACCTTTATAAGGTTTACGTTAATGAGATAGATCAAAAAGACAATAACTTAGAGAGACAATTCACTATTGTTAAAAATGAAAAATCTTTTCAAAATGCATATATCAATGAAAGGAATAATATTCAGATTGCTGCCTTTAATAAACATTCAAAAGCAAAAGCTTTCAATACTGCAGCATCACAAATCTTGCAAGAAAAGCTTTCTATTTATCATGATAAACCCAATAAGCATTTTAATATTACTATAGCTAAGGATTTTAAAAATAAAGATGAACAAAAAGCCTATCTAAAAAAAATAACGGATAAAGCAGATATATATAGAGATGCGTTTATTACTTCTTTTGATAATGAACCTGTAGTAAATATAAGCACTCAGGAGAAAATGAATTTTTCCTATCAAATATATATAAAAGACTCAATTACGGAATCGGATAAATCATATCTGGCATCGCTTTTAAATTCTTCAAATACTAAAACAAATATACAAACCTATAAGGAAAAGTTTGTAGTTTTCGACCATGTTTCTTCATGGCAACAAACCCAAAAAATTCAACAAAAACTCCTAAAAGACTCAGTGATTGGACATCCCATTGTCATTTTCATTGAGAAATAAGAACGGCATCTTCTTCAGCTCTCTCATTTACCAACTTTTCTTCTAATGGTACTGAATTGTTGTACTAACTTTACCTTTATACGTTCCAGCCTTTAGTTCACCTCGGGAAAACCCCAACAAGGATAAAAGAGAAGTATTTCTACCTGATTGTTGCACCTCTTGAATAACTTCCAATGAAATTTCATTTCCTTCCGAATTCGTTAAAGTAATAACCTCAGGTGTATTAATAAGAGCATTATCTTTTTGGATACCAGTCAGTTTTAACGAACCAATTTCTGAGCCATACTTTTCCGACAAAGTTATTTTATTCTTACTAACTGTCTCGATGCTGTTACCTTTTACTACATTAACACTTACTCTCATTGTAGCTTTTGCTGCTTGTCCATAAGAAATGCCAGCAGTTGCTGCTACAAATATAAACAATATGAATAGACGCTTATACATGGTGGGAGTCCATTTTCTTTTCTGTTATCTAACTCTGCTCCCAATATATTAAAAATTTATAAGATTAATAAATTCTAATATTGATTAATTATTTCTAACACATTATATACCACAGGAAAACCGACAAGG includes:
- a CDS encoding type IV pilus modification PilV family protein, translating into MVGYGELLQTIGAMIIFSMILLSANSMIQRNTLMQIEGELEQEVIALAQDIIEEGRTKEFDERSQGSAPPAKIPDDFTAPSSLGPEATTITSADVENDDANGNGTIERSEFDDFDDYDGWKDQIETEHGVFNISAEVFYADPSTYDKSGSRTTFKKMQVEITSEFLKNNSGNKTVYQLEYIRNYYAD